The sequence below is a genomic window from Verrucomicrobiota bacterium.
AATTCAGAATGGATCGCAGGCCGGATTCCTTCTCGTCCTTGCAGATGACCGCGGCCTTGATCTCGCAGCAGCGCGCGATGATGGAAGCTAGCACGGCGGGTTCGCGCTTGAGCAACCGCGGCAAGTCACGTTCGAGGCGGTCGAACAGGTCGCGGTCGTAAATGATGCCGTATTTGATGACTTCGGCGAGGCCGGCGCGGAACTCGCGGTCCGGGAGCGTGTCGAGCGTGTCGAGGTCGCAGAGGACGAATCGCGGCTGATGAAAGGCGCCGACGAGGTTCTTGCCGGCCTTGAGGTTCACGCCGACTTTGCCGCCGACCGAGCTGTCGACCTGCGAGAGCAACGTCGTCGGCACGTGCACGAATGGAATGCCGCGCAGATAGGTCGCGGCGACGTAACCCGCGAGGTCGCCCACGACGCCACCGCCGAGCGCGACGAGGAAGGACTGGCGCTCGATGCGATGCGCCGCGAGCAGGTCGTATGTCGAGGCGATGGCGCGGAGGTTCTTGCTCTTTTCGCCCGCGGGCACGGTGACGAGGACGGGTTGGAAGCCGGCCTTTGCGAGCGAGTTCCACGCCGGGCGGCCGTAGTGGCGCGCGACGTTGCGGTCCATGACAATCGCGCAGCGCTCGCCGAGTCCGAGTCGTTCACAATGCGCGCCGAGACCGGACAGCAGTCCGCTGCCGATGTGGATGGAGTAGCTCCGGGTCCCGAGCGTGACCTTCACGACGCGCATGGGCGGCAGATTATTGCGGGAGCGGGAAGTTGCCAGCGATTTGTTTCAGGCACGCGACGTCCGGCGGGCGTGGCTTGAAGCCGATTCGTCGTTCAGTAAAGCCACGACTGGATCGCGCCCGAGCCATCCAGTGCCACTCCCTGTCTGCGATACGCCCAGCACATGTAGCTGACGCTGACGAAGAATGACGCGGGCAGGCGGTTGGCCGCGCAGATTTTCACGCCAAGCAAGGTGGTCTTGCCGCCGAAGCCCATCGGTCCGATGCCGAGTTCGTTGGCGGTTCTCGTCACGTCCTGTTCGAGCGTGTCGAGTTCGGGCACGGGGTTGCGGTCGTCGAGCACGCGGAGGAATTGTTGCTTGCTCAACTCGTAGCCCGTGGCGCGGTCGCCGCCGATGCACACGCCGAGGATGCCCGGTCCGCAGCCTTTGCCCTGCGCCTGCAACACGGCGTCGAGGATGACTTTGCGGCAGCCGTCGAGGTCGCGGTTGGCCTTCATCTTCTCGATGGGCAGGGAGTATTGCGCCCCGACGTTTTCGCAGCCGCCGCCCTTGAGGATGAGCCGCACGTTGAGTTCCGCGCCGCGATGCTGGTGGAAGTGCACGACGGGGGAGCCGGGGCCGACGTTGGTGCCGTCGTTCACGCCGGTGAGGGAGTCCACGGAGTTTTGACGGAGGAAGCCCTTCTTGGTCGCGGCTTTCACGGCGAGGCGGGCGGCGTCCTCGAACGCAATCTGGTCCAGCCCGGCCGGGCACTCGATGTAGAAGATGATGCTGCCGGTGTCCTGGCAGATGGGCTGCGACTTCTGTTTGGCGAGCGCGATGTTGCGGTCGATGATCTTGAGCGCGGACTCGGCGATGGTGCCCTTCTTTTCGTTCTCGAGCGCGGCGATGAGCGCGCGGTTGACGTCGTCTGGAATCTCGGCGGACGTGCGGCGGATGAGTTCGATGAGCGAGTCTCTGAGGGCGTTCACGCGGTCACGGTAGAAGCGGTCGCGGGGCGTGTCAACGTGGGCCCGAGCCGCGCCGGCGTGCCTCGCGGCGGTTCGTCATCCGGCATCGTGTCCGCGGCGGGCGGGACGTCGCTTGGGTAGGTCTTTCCTTCGCGGAGGATCGGGATGGCGCCGCCGGTGACCCATTGGCGGCCAGCCGGACGGCTGCCGGAAGCCATGATCGACCGGACGTTTGGATTCATGAGCTTGGGTGCAGGCCCGTCGCGGGCTGCCTTCGCGTCAACGGAACCGACGCTCGCCAAGCCACGCCCGGCGAGATCGCGTCCCGCCCGCCCGCCGGGGTTGTAACCTCGCGAAAGCTGGGCCGTCTGCCCTGGTTGTCAGTCGGCTGAGAACAACCAACATCAACACCAACATCGTATGAAGAAACTGATCGTTACCCTGATGGGCGTGGCTTGCGCCCTCTCCATCGTCACGTCCGCGTCGGCCCAGGACAAGAAGCGCCCGGAACTGACCGAGGAGCAGAAAAAGCTCATGAAGGAAATGAC
It includes:
- a CDS encoding fumarate hydratase, producing the protein MNALRDSLIELIRRTSAEIPDDVNRALIAALENEKKGTIAESALKIIDRNIALAKQKSQPICQDTGSIIFYIECPAGLDQIAFEDAARLAVKAATKKGFLRQNSVDSLTGVNDGTNVGPGSPVVHFHQHRGAELNVRLILKGGGCENVGAQYSLPIEKMKANRDLDGCRKVILDAVLQAQGKGCGPGILGVCIGGDRATGYELSKQQFLRVLDDRNPVPELDTLEQDVTRTANELGIGPMGFGGKTTLLGVKICAANRLPASFFVSVSYMCWAYRRQGVALDGSGAIQSWLY
- a CDS encoding 3-dehydroquinate synthase → MRVVKVTLGTRSYSIHIGSGLLSGLGAHCERLGLGERCAIVMDRNVARHYGRPAWNSLAKAGFQPVLVTVPAGEKSKNLRAIASTYDLLAAHRIERQSFLVALGGGVVGDLAGYVAATYLRGIPFVHVPTTLLSQVDSSVGGKVGVNLKAGKNLVGAFHQPRFVLCDLDTLDTLPDREFRAGLAEVIKYGIIYDRDLFDRLERDLPRLLKREPAVLASIIARCCEIKAAVICKDEKESGLRSILNYGHTIGHAIETVSGYGRYLHGEAISIGQTLASELSAKVLGLPARDVARVRRIFSDAGLPTHIKLSPARRTRLYAAMARDKKVTAGEPRFVLAERIGRARWGQRVPGEMLGRVLTNGSP